The following proteins come from a genomic window of Leishmania major strain Friedlin complete genome, chromosome 17:
- the USP gene encoding UDP-sugar pyrophosphorylase, whose amino-acid sequence MTNPSNSNLQALREELCTPGLDQGHLFEGWPETVDECNERQIALLTDLYMFSNMYPGGVAQYIRNGHELLARESEEVDFAALEMPPLIFEAPSLHRRTAERTALENAGTAMLCKTVFVLVAGGLGERLGYSSIKVSLPVETATNTTYLAYYLRWAQRVGGKEVPFVIMTSDDTHDRTLQLLRELQLEVPNLHVLKQGQVFCFADSAAHLALDETGKLLRKPHGHGDVHSLIYNATVKRDVVPDSGDGTATAQPLVNDWLAAGYESIVFIQDTNAGATITIPISLALSAEHSLDMNFTCIPRVPKEPIGLLCRTKKNSGDPWLVANVEYNVFAEVSRALNKDGGDEVSDPTGFSPFPGSVNTLVFKLSSYVDRLRESHGIVPEFINPKYSDETRRSFKKPARIESLMQDIALLFSEDDYRVGGTVFERFSYQPVKNSLEEAAGLVAQGNGAYCAATGEAAFYELQRRRLKAIGLPLFYSSQPEVTVAKDAFGVRLFPIIVLDTMCASSGSLDDLARVFPTPEKVHIDQHSTLIVEGRVIIESLELYGALTIRGPTDSMALPHVVRNAVVRNAGWSVHAILSLCAGRDSRLSEVDRIRGFVLKKTAMAVMDCNTKGESEAGAPSGAADPAKL is encoded by the coding sequence ATGACGAACCCGTCCAACTCCAACCTGCAGGCCTTGCGCGAGGAGCTCTGCACGCCTGGCCTGGATCAGGGTCACCTCTTCGAGGGATGGCCGGAGACTGTGGATGAGTGCAACGAGAGGCAGATCGCCCTCCTCACAGATTTGTACATGTTTTCCAACATGTATCCCGGCGGCGTTGCTCAGTACATCCGCAACGGgcacgagctgctggcgcgtgaGAGCGAAGAGGTGGACTTTGCAGCGCTGGAGATGCCCCCTCTCATCTTCgaggcgccgtcgctgcaccGGCGCACGGCTGAGAGGACGGCGCTGGAGAACGCCGGAACCGCGATGCTGTGCAAGACGGTGTTCGTGCTGGTTGCTGGCGGTCTGGGCGAACGTCTGGGCTACTCGAGCATCAAGGTGAGCCTGCCGGTGGAGACGGCGACGAACACAACGTATCTCGCCTACTACCTCCGGTGGGCCCAGCGGGtgggggggaaggaggtaCCATTTGTGATAATGACCTCTGACGACACGCACGACcgcacgctgcagctcctgcgcgagctgcagtTGGAGGTGCCCAACTTGCATGTGCTCAAGCAGGGGCAGGTCTTCTGTTTtgccgacagcgccgcgcacCTCGCCCTGGACGAGACAGggaagctgctgcgcaagccACACGGTCACGGCGACGTGCACTCCCTCATCTACAACGCGACTGTGAAGAGAGACGTGGTGCCGGACTCCGGCGACGGtaccgcgacggcgcagccaCTCGTGAACGACTGGCTGGCGGCCGGCTACGAGTCCATTGTCTTCATCCAGGACACCAACGCCGGCGCGACGATCACAATCCCCATCAGCCTCGCCTTGAGTGCCGAGCACTCGCTCGACATGAACTTCACCTGCATCCCTCGTGTGCCGAAGGAGCCGATCGGGCTGCTATGCCGAACCAAGAAGAATAGCGGCGACCCGTGGCTGGTCGCGAACGTGGAGTACAACGTCTTTGCCGAGGTCTCGCGCGCGCTTAACAAGGATGGTGGCGATGAAGTCAGTGACCCCACTGGCTTCTCCCCGTTCCCTGGCAGCGTCAACACCCTCGTGTTCAAGCTCTCCAGCTACGTGGACCGGCTGCGGGAGTCGCACGGTATCGTGCCGGAGTTCATCAATCCCAAGTACTCGGACGAGACGCGCCGCTCCTTCAAGAAGCCCGCACGCATCGAGTCCCTGATGCAGGACAtcgcgctgctcttctccgaGGATGACTACCGTGTCGGCGGTACCGTCTTTGAGCGATTCTCGTACCAGCCAGTGAAGAACTCGCTagaggaggcggcagggCTTGTGGCGCAGGGCAACGGCGCCTACTGCGCCGCCACGGGAGAGGCTGCCTTCtacgagctgcagcggcgccgtctcAAGGCCATCGGGCTGCCGCTCTTCTACAGCTCGCAGCCggaggtgacggtggcgaAGGACGCCTTTGGCGTGCGTCTCTTCCCGATAATCGTGCTGGATACGATGTGCGCGTCAAGCGGATCCCTCGACGACCTTGCGCGCGTCTTTCCGACGCCGGAAAAGGTGCACATCGATCAGCACAGCACCTTGATTGTTGAGGGCCGTGTCATCATCGAGAGCCTGGAGCTATACGGTGCACTCACGATTCGCGGCCCGACAGActcgatggcgctgccgcacgtAGTACGAAACGCTGTGGTGCGCAATGCCGGCTGGTCGGTACACGCGATCTTGTCTCTCTGCGCTGGGCGCGATAGCAGGCTGTCCGAGGTGGACCGCATCCGCGGGTTTGTGCTGAAGAAGACAGCCATGGCGGTGATGGACTGCAATACGAAGGGCGAGTCCGAGGCCGGTGCACCGTCTGGTGCGGCTGACCCGGCAAAGTTGTAG